A DNA window from Nycticebus coucang isolate mNycCou1 chromosome 1, mNycCou1.pri, whole genome shotgun sequence contains the following coding sequences:
- the LOC128583625 gene encoding cytochrome c oxidase copper chaperone: protein MPSVAAASTAPSESQEKKPLKPCCACPETKKARDACIIEKGEEHCGHLIEAHKECMRALGFKI, encoded by the coding sequence ATGCCGAGTGTGGCGGCTGCAAGCACCGCTCCGTCCGAGTCTCAGGAAAAGAAGCCGCTGAAGCCCTGCTGCGCCTGCCCAGAGACCAAGAAGGCGCGCGATGCGTGTATCATCGAGAAAGGAGAAGAACACTGTGGACACCTAATTGAGGCCCACAAGGAGTGTATGAGAGCCCTTGGATTTAAGATATGA